One Meles meles chromosome 11, mMelMel3.1 paternal haplotype, whole genome shotgun sequence DNA segment encodes these proteins:
- the PRRC2B gene encoding protein PRRC2B isoform X6 codes for MSDRLGQITKGKDGKSKYSTLSLFDKYKGKSVDAVRSSVIPRHGLQSLGKVAAARRMPPPANLPSLKSENRGNDPNIVIVPKDGTGWANKQDQQDPKSSSATGSPPPESLPQPGLQRPVSSLQKPTQSSSQENTDSVPGGPKSWAQLNGKPAGHEGGLRGSSRLLSFSPEEFPTLKAAGGQDKAGKERGVFDLSYGPGPSLRPQNVTSWREGGGRNIISATSLSASPTELGSRNSSAGDGAPSSACTSDSKDPCLRPAQPVRKGASQFVGNVYHPPTYHDMLPAFMCSPQSSENQGTVERGSFPLPQLRLEPRVPFRQFQMNDQDGKESRLGTARPIRPLRQLVGRAPRPTIINAENLKGLDDLDADADDGWAGLHEEVDYSEKLKFSDDEEEEDVGKDGRPKWSSWDPRRQRQLSMSSADSADAKRPPEEGKDWGEAVSVTRVVRKVPEPQPPSRKLHSWASGPDYQKSSLGSMFRQQSLEDKEEKPAPRQKFVQSEMSEAVERARKRREEEERRAREERLAACAAKLKQLDQKCKQAQKAGEAQKQAEKEVPRSPGTEKPPPQENGPAVRKGSPEFSAQGAPSTFSEEAPTAPPAVAQSSSSEEGAREAGSPAQEFSKYQKSLPPRFQRQQQQEQLYKMQHWQPVYPPPAPPQRTFYPHHPQMLGFDPRWMMMPSYMDPRIPPTRAPVDFYPSALHPSGLMKPMMPQDALGGTGCRSEDQSCVPPLQERKVAALDPAPVWSPEGYMALQSKGYSLPQPKSNDTLAMDMHVRNESSYSASPGRSGGVGAQRDLLEERGEEFLSAFDKKAQADFDSCVSSQRIGQELLFPPQDHVQEAGAPGGHTPDLRCSPLEPDFAPAEKKPEYSNWDVSHPPEATDTANSIEKGAPREEPSFNVSSWEKEGSPNNQPPLQPEWTPEPRGPSGQHPEQTGRTRRSGPIKKPVLKALKVEDKEKELEKVKQELGEEGARVAKEKGPVRSADKDEDEENDPALANSSPSPLEDQGPARTGLGREASRCEEDEKPDRAWESRPPRESSDTPPTKRNNWIFIDEEQAFGGRGQARGRGRGFREFTFRGRPVGGGPGLCSGGVLGVRGIYGGGPRSGRGRGLRDLGQPEEFPRAKPRRRIASETHSEGSEYEELPKRRRQRGSENGNEASLLEREGGALRKGDFRDSWRSSKVCSEDHSSLEAKSRGPRAFGRALPPRLSSCGYGRRTFVSTEAARWQSKSPGASWQEYSSPDACGSRRPADRDCVPDAYRHADSFGARAFEDSRLEDKRPFFPDDHTADPEGTENRPFRRRRPPRQDKPPRFRRLRQERESLGLWGPEEEPHLLAGPWPGRPKLCPGDKSGSPELSYQNSSDHANEEWETASESSDFSERRERREGPGAEPDPQADGSLPGAAVGEKKELAKRSFSSQRPLADRQSRKLEPGGFGEKAVRPGGDPSPRYESQQNGTPLKAKRSPDEALPGGLGGGGGGSGHYALERPAHATSDAPDAPCEKAEKEAKLAVQRAGEQGETMKQFDLNYGNSIIENCGSSPGEESEVGPMTGEGFIEVLTKKQRRLLEEERRRKEQAVQMPVKGRGLSSRIPPRFAKKQNNLCLEQSDVSVPGSSLGTEIWESSSQALPVQTPTNDSWTKAATAFSSAEPGSTEGFKSSQGDSGVDLSAESRESSATSSQRSSPYGTLKPEDMSGPGLEPKADGHKEQAQKQSEPKDAEQGSGQSKEHRPGPIGNERSLKNRKGSEGADRLQGAVVPPVNGVEIHVDSVLPVPPIEFGVNPKDSDFSLPPGSASGPAGNPVVKLQDALASNAGLAPSIPILRRDHHIQRAIGLSQMSFPTADLTLKMESARKAWENSPSLPEQSSPSGTGSGIQPPSSVGASNGVSYSSFGGVSMPPMPVASVAPSASLPGSHLPPLYLDGHMFASQPRLVPQTIPQQQSYQQAAAAPQIPLSLHTSLQAPAQLGLRGGLPASQAQEIFSSLQPFRSQVYMHPSLSPPSTMILSGGTALKPPYSAFPGMQPLEMVKPQSGSPYQPMSGNQALVYEGQLGQAAGLGASQLLDSQLPQLTMPLPGSQLPLPRYGSGQQPLILPQSIQLPQGQSLSVGAPRRILPPGSQPSVLNTSRESSQMELKGFHFADSKQNVPSGGSVPSPQTYRPNNEWMKNPAWEA; via the exons GTTTAAGGGGCTCAAGCCGACTGTTATCCTTCTCTCCCGAGGAGTTTCCGACGCTGAAAGCAGCTGGAGGGCAGGACAAGGCTGGCAAGGAAAGGGGCGTCTTCGATCTGTCGTATGGGCCAGGACCAAGCCTCCGCCCTCAGA ATGTGACAAGCTGGAGGGAGGGCGGTGGGCGAAACATAATTTCTGCCACGTCTCTGAGCGCCTCCCCAACTGAGCTGGGCAGCAGGAACTCGAGTGCGGGAGACGGAGCCCCCTCCTCGGCATGCACCAGCGATTCTAAGGACCCCTGTCTCCGCCCGGCTCAGCCTGTCCGCAAAGGGGCTTCACAGTTCGTGGGAAACGTATACCACCCACCTACATACCATGACATGCTTCCTGCTTTT ATGTGTTCACCGCAGTCATCAGAGAACCAGGGTACAGTGGAACGAGGatcttttccccttccccagctccgTCTTGAACCCCGTGTTCCTTTTAGACAGTTCCAGATGAATGACCAAGATGG gaaggaaagcaggctgggCACAGCTCGCCCCATCCGCCCGCTGAGGCAGCTGGTAGGCCGGGCACCGCGGCCCACCATCATCAACGCTGAAAACCTGAAGGGCCTGGATGACCTGGACGCTGACGCCGACGACGGCTGGGCAG GCCTGCACGAGGAAGTGGACTACTCCGAGAAGCTGAAGTTCAGTGATGACGAAGAGGAGGAGGACGTTGGGAAGGACGGCAGGCCCAAGTG GAGCAGTTGGGACCCCAGACGGCAGCGGCAGTTGTCCATGAGCTCCGCGGACAGTGCTGATGCCAAGCGTCCCCCGGAGGAAGGAAAAGACTGGGGCGAAGCAGTGAGCGTGACCCGTGTCGTCCGGAAAGTGCCAGAACCTCAGCCACCTTCCAGGAAACTTCACAGCTGGGCGTCCGGCCCTGACTACCAG AAGTCCTCGCTGGGCAGCATGTTTCGACAACAGTCTCTTGAGGACAAAGAGGAGAAGCCAGCCCCACGGCAGAAGTTTGTGCAGTCGGAGATGTCCGAGGCTGTGGAGCGAGCCCGAAAGCgccgggaggaggaggagcgccGAGCCCGGGAAGAGAGGCTGGCTGCCTGTGCCGCCAAGCTGAAGCAGCTGGACCAGAAGTGCAAGCAGGCTCAGAAGGCGGGCGAGgcccagaagcaggcagagaaggaggtgCCCCGATCTCCAGGCACTGAGAAGCCGCCCCCACAGGAGAATGGCCCTGCTGTGCGCAAAG GCTCTCCTGAGTTCTCTGCCCAGGGAGCCCCCAGCACGTTTTCAGAAGAAGCCCCCACAGCTCCTCCAGCCgtggcccagagcagcagcagtgAGGAGGGGGCCAGGGAGGCTGGGTCCCCTGCGCAGGAGTTCAGCAAGTACCAGAAGTCACTTCCTCCCAGATTCCAGCGCCAGCAGCAGCAG GAGCAGCTGTACAAAATGCAGCACTGGCAGCCGGTGTACCCGCCGCCGGCCCCCCCGCAGCGCACCTTCTACCCGCACCATCCCCAGATGCTGGGCTTCGATCCCAGGTGGATGATGATGCCTTCCTACATGGACCCACGAATCCCGCCCACTCGCGCCCCCGTGGACTTCTACCCGTCTGCCCTCCACCCCTCCG GACTGATGAAGCCCATGATGCCCCAGGACGCCCTTGGGGGGACTGGCTGTCGCTCTGAGGACCAGAGCTGCGTGCCCCCACTGCAAGAAAGGAAAGTGGCCGCCCTCGACCCAGCCCCCGTGTGGAGCCCCGAGGGTTACATGGCGTTGCAGAGCAAGGGCTACTCGCTTCCCCAGCCGAAATCCAATGACACTTTGGCCATGGACATGCACGTCAG GAATGAAAGCTCTTACTCTGCCTCACCCGGAAGGTCAGGGGGCGTAGGCGCCCAGCGCGATCTCCttgaggagagaggggaggagttCTTGAGTGCTTTTGACAAGAAGGCCCAAGCAGACTTTGACAGCTGTGTCTCTTCTCAAAGAATAGGCCAGGAGCTTTTGTTTCCACCCCAAGACCATGTTCAGGAAGCAGGTGCTCCTGGGGGTCACACCCCAGACCTCAGGTGTTCCCCGCTGGAGCCCGACTTTGCCCCAGCCGAGAAAAAGCCAGAGTATAGCAATTGGGACGTTAGCCACCCGCCAGAGGCCACCGACACAGCCAACAGCATCGAGAAGGGGGCGCCCCGGGAGGAGCCATCGTTTAACGTCTCCtcctgggagaaggaagggagcccCAACAATCAGCCGCCCCTGCAGCCCGAGTGGACGCCTGAGCCCCGGGGTCCCAGCGGCCAGCACCCGGAGCAGACTGGCAGGACGCGGAGGTCGGGGCCCATCAAGAAGCCCGTGCTGAAAGCCCTCAAGGTAGAGGACAAGGAGAAGGAACTTGAGAAGGTgaagcaggagctgggggaggagggtgccCGCGTGGCCAAGGAGAAGGGGCCGGTTCGCTCGGCGGACAAGGACGAGGACGAAGAGAACGACCCTGCGCTGGCcaattcctccccctcccccttggaGGACCAGGGCCCTGCCCGCACTGGCTTGGGCCGTGAGGCCAGCAGGTGTGAAGAGGATGAGAAGCCCGACAGGGCCTGGGAGAGCAGACCCCCCCGGGAGTCCAGTGACACTCCCCCGACAAAGAGGAACAACTGGATCTTTATTGACGAGGAGCAAGCCTTCGGGGGCCGAGGGCAGGCCCGGGGCCGCGGCCGCGGCTTCCGAGAGTTCACGTTCCGAGGGCGGCCTGTGGGCGGCGGTCCCGGCCTCTGCAGCGGGGGGGTACTCGGGGTGCGTGGCATCTACGGCGGCGGCCCGAGGAGCGGCCGCGGCCGGGGGCTGCGGGACCTCGGCCAGCCGGAAGAGTTCCCCAGGGCTAAGCCGCGGCGGCGAATCGCCAGCGAGACCCACAGCGAGGGCTCCGAGTACGAAGAGCTTCCTAAGCGGCGGCGGCAGCGAGGCTCAGAGAACGGGAACGAAGCCTCGCTCCTGGAGCGGGAGGGCGGTGCCCTGAGGAAGGGGGACTTCAGAGACTCCTGGCGCTCCAGCAAGGTGTGCTCCGAGGACCACAGCAGCCTGGAGGCTAAGAGCCGAGGCCCTCGCGCCTTCGGCCGGGCGCTCCCGCCCCGGCTGAGCAGCTGCGGCTACGGGCGGAGAACCTTCGTGTCCACAGAGGCCGCCCGCTGGCAGAGCAAGAGCCCCGGCGCCTCCTGGCAGGAGTACAGCTCCCCAGACGCGTGCGGGTCCCGGCGACCTGCAGACAGGGACTGTGTCCCCGATGCCTACAGACATGCTGACTCTTTTGGTGCCAGGGCCTTTGAGGACAGCCGCCTGGAGGACAAGAGGCCCTTCTTCCCTGACGACCACACGGCCGacccagaaggcacagagaatcgGCCATTCCGGAGAAGGCGGCCCCCTCGCCAGGACAAGCCACCACGCTTTCGGCGCCTCCGGCAGGAGCGAGAATCCCTAGGCCTCTGGGGGCCCGAGGAGGAGCCCCACCTGCTGGCAGGGCCGTGGCCAGGCCGGCCCAAGCTCTGCCCCGGGGACAAGAGTGGGTCCCCCGAGCTCTCGTACCAGAACTCATCTGATCACGCCAATGAGGAGTGGGAGACAGCCTCCGAGAGCAGCGACTTCAGCGAGAGGCGGGAGCGGCGCGAGGGCCCAGGGGCTGAACCCGACCCCCAGGCAGACGGCAGCCTGCCCGGGGCTGCTGTGGGTGAGAAGAAGGAACTGGCCAAGAGGAGCTTCTCCAGCCAGAGGCCCCTGGCTGACAGGCAGAGCCGAAAGCTGGAGCCGGGGGGGTTTGGGGAGAAGGCGGTTAGGCCAGGTGGTGACCCTTCTCCCCGTTATGAGAGCCAGCAGAATGGGACGCCTTTGAAAGCCAAAAG GTCCCCGGACGAGGCCTTGCCTGGAGGTcttggtggtggcggtggtgggaGCGGCCACTACGCGCTGGAGCGACCCGCCCATGCCACTTCTGACGCCCCCGACGCCCCCTgtgagaaggcagagaaggaggccaAACTGGCTGTTCAGAGGGCGGGTGAACAGGGAGAGACCATGAAACAGTTTGACTTGAACTACGGAA ATTCCATCATTGAAAACTGCGGGtccagccctggggaggagaGCGAAGTGGGCCCCATGACGGGTGAAGGCTTCATCGAGGTCCTCACCAAGAAGCAGCGCCGCCtgctggaggaagagaggaggaggaaggagcaggccgTGCAG ATGCCAGTCAAGGGGCGAGGTCTTTCCTCCCGTATTCCTCCCCGGTTtgctaaaaagcaaaacaacttgTGCCTGGAGCAGAGTGACGTGTCCGTGCCCGGCAGTAGCCTGGGCACCGAGATTTGGGAGAGCAGCAGCCAGG CCCTCCCCGTTCAGACCCCGACCAACGACTCCTGGACAAAAGCCGCCACTGCCTTCAGCAGCGCCGAGCCCGGCTCCACCGAG GGTTTTAAGAGCAGCCAGGGGGACAGCGGCGTTGACCTGAGCGCTGAGTCTCGGGAGTCGTCTGCGACCTCCTCCCAGCGCAGCTCCCCATACGGCACCCTGAAACCGGAGGACATGAGCGGGCCTGGCCTGGAGCCGAAGGCTGACGGCCACAAGGAGCAGGCTCAGAAGCAGTCCGAGCCAAAG GATGCAGAACAAGGGTCAGGACAGAGCAAGGAGCACAGACCGGGACCCATCGGCAACGAGCggtctctgaaaaacagaaaGGGCTCGGAGGGGGCCGACCGGCTGCAGGGGGCTGTCGTCCCACCGGTTAACGGGGTGGAGATTCACGTGGACTCTGTGTTGCCGGTGCCGCCCATTGAATTTGGAGTCAATCCAAAA GACTCTGATTTCAGCTTGCCGCCTGGCTCTGCCTCTGGGCCTGCGGGGAATCCGGTCGTCAAACTTCAGGATGCCTTGGCCAGTAAC GCGGGCTTGGCCCCGAGTATTCCCATCCTCCGGCGCGATCATCACATCCAGAGGGCCATCGGCCTCTCCCAGATGTCCTTCCCCACCGCAGACCTCACCCTGAAG ATGGAGTCTGCACGCAAGGCTTGGGAAAACTCACCCAGTTTGCCGGAGCAGAGCTCTCCCAGTGGGACGGGCTCAGGCATCCAACCCCCGTCGTCTGTGGGAGCCTCCAACGGGGTCAGCTACAGCTCCTTCGGTGGCGTTTCCATGCCGCCCATGCCTGTGGCCTCTGTCGCGCCTTCAGCTTCTCTTCCAG GCAGCCACCTGCCGCCTCTCTACCTGGACGGCCACATGTTCGCAAGTCAGCCCCGGCTGGTTCCCCAGACCATACCTCAGCAGCAGAGTTACCAGCAG GCGGCCGCTGCCCCGCAGATCCCGCTTTCCCTTCACACGTCTCTGCAGGCTCCGGCCCAGCTGGGACTGAGGGGCGGGCTGCCCGCCTCCCAGGCTCAGGAGATCTTCAGCTCCCTGCAGCCCTTCAG ATCTCAGGTGTACATGCACCCCAGCCTGTCACCGCCCAGCACCATGATCCTCTCTGGAGGCACAGCCCTGAAGCCTCCGTACTCGGCGTTCCCAGGCATGCAGCCCTTAGAGATGGTGAAGCCCCAGTCCGGCTCCCCCTACCAGCCCATGAGTGGAAACCAAGCCCTGGTGTACGAGGGCCAGCTGGGCCAGGCTGCTGGCCTGGGCGCCTCCCAGTTGTTGGACTCCCAGCTCCCACAG CTGACGATGCCGCTgccgggctcccagctccccctGCCGCGGTACGGCTCCGGGCAGCAGCCCCTGATTCTGCCACAGTCCATCCAGCTTCCGCAGGGGCAGAGCCTCTCTGTCGGGGCCCCCCGAAGAATCCTTCCACCCGGCTCCCAGCCTTCAGTCCTTAACACCAGCAGAGAG TCCTCTCAGATGGAGCTGAAGGGCTTCCACTTTGCCGACAGTAAACAGAATGTTCCTTCCGGAGGCTCCGTGCCGTCACCGCAGACTTACAG GCCAAACAACGAGTGGATGAAAAACCCAGCCTGGGAGGCGTGA